A section of the Salmo trutta chromosome 4, fSalTru1.1, whole genome shotgun sequence genome encodes:
- the arfip1 gene encoding arfaptin-1 isoform X2 gives MSEVSVEAESPAQDLQMDSSKEAQNTEDFQSESEEDAHSFDSTEYVLNNDEVPHGDRAENDSDVQNDNDNAENSDGAQNDVQSDNENTQNSVNAEHVDDVPSTSGNAHADNAGAKRENCHTVTTDNDTPKKNEDSHTHIKDSTMDEEVHRSPAAEISVTSNGDLEESHEDVFRDPSYGDLNLSESHISSGSFASMTEGIIASGPYKGTMQGQPQSGPVVLADDLKNPAMEKLDLVRKWSINTYKCTRQILSEKLGRGSRTVDLELEGQIEVLRDNKRKYEHVVQLTQTLANQLTQMMQTQRQLGDAFADLGLKSPELHEEFGYNADTQKLLSKNGETLLGAINFFIASVNTLVDKTIEDTMINIKQYETARVEFDAYRTDLEELNLGPRDATTLPKIEYSQQQFQIHREKYEKMRNDVSIKLKFLEENKVKVLHNQLILFHNAIAAYYAGNQQQLDQTLKQFNIKLKMPGGDTPSWLEEH, from the exons ATGTCCGAAGTTAGTGTTGAGGCTGAGTCCCCAGCCCAGGACCTGCAAATGGATTCTTCTAAGGAGGCTCAGAATACTGAGGACTTTCAAAGTGAGAGCGAGGAGGATGCTCACAGCTTTGATAGTACTGAATATGTACTGAACAATGATGAAGTGCCTCATGGTGACAGAGCTGAAAACGACAGTGATGTTCAAAATGACAACGATAATGCTGAGAACAGCGATGGCGCTCAAAATGATGTTCAGAGCGATAATGAGAATACGCAAAACAGTGTGAATGCTGAGCATGTTGATGATGTTCCAAGCACTAGTGGCAATGCACATGCCGACAATGCCGGTGCTAAAAGGGAAAATTGCCATACAGTGACTACTGATAATGATACACCAAAGAAAAATGAAGATTCTCACACTCATATAAAG GACAGCACTATGGATGAGGAGGTCCACAGGAGCCCTGCGGCAGAGATATCGGTCACCAGCAATGGAGACCTGGAGGAGAGCCACGAGGATGTATTCAGG GACCCTTCTTACGGTGACCTGAACCTGTCAGAAAGCCACATCAGCTCTGGCagctttgcctcgatgacagagGGCATCATTGCATCAGGACCATACAAAG GCACTATGCAAGGGCAGCCACAGAGCGGGCCGGTGGTTCTGGCAGACGACCTGAAGAACCCGGCCATGGAAAAACTGGACCTAGTGAGGAAGTGGAGCATCAACACGTACAAA TGCACCAGGCAGATCTTGTCAGAGAAGCTGGGCCGCGGCTCACGGACGGTGGACCTGGAGCTGGAGGGGCAGATCGAAGTGCTGCGCGACAACAAGCGCAAGTACGAGCACGTGGTCCAGCTGACCCAGACTCTGGCCAACCAGCTCACCCAGATGATGCAGACTCAGCGGCAGCTTGGCGACGCCTTCGCTGACCTCGGCCTCAAGTCGCCAGAGCTCCAT GAGGAGTTTGGCTACAATGCTGACACTCAAAAACTTTTGTCCAAAAATGGGGAGACCCTACTGGGAGCTATCAACTTCTTCATTGCCAGTGTGAACACACTGGTGGACAAAACAATTGAGGACACTATGATTAACATCAAACAGTATGAAACTGCCAG GGTTGAGTTCGACGCGTACCGCACAGACCTGGAGGAATTGAACCTGGGGCCGCGGGATGCCACCACTCTGCCCAAGATAGAATACTCCCAGCAGCAGTTCCAGATCCACCGCGAGAAGTACGAGAAGATGCGCAACGACGTCTCCATCAAGCTCAAATTCCTGGAAGAGAACAAG gTGAAAGTGTTGCACAACCAGCTGATCCTCTTCCACAATGCCATCGCGGCATACTATGCAGGAAACCAGCAGCAGCTGGATCAGACGCTCAAGCAGTTCAACATCAAGTTGAAAATGCCCGGCGGGGATACGCCATCTTGGCTGGAGGAGCACTAA
- the arfip1 gene encoding arfaptin-1 isoform X1 encodes MSEVSVEAESPAQDLQMDSSKEAQNTEDFQSESEEDAHSFDSTEYVLNNDEVPHGDRAENDSDVQNDNDNAENSDGAQNDVQSDNENTQNSVNAEHVDDVPSTSGNAHADNAGAKRENCHTVTTDNDTPKKNEDSHTHIKDSTMDEEVHRSPAAEISVTSNGDLEESHEDVFRDPSYGDLNLSESHISSGSFASMTEGIIASGPYKVSASQPTSPVVPVAPSSAAASRLARPFSDSQTEIQKGTMQGQPQSGPVVLADDLKNPAMEKLDLVRKWSINTYKCTRQILSEKLGRGSRTVDLELEGQIEVLRDNKRKYEHVVQLTQTLANQLTQMMQTQRQLGDAFADLGLKSPELHEEFGYNADTQKLLSKNGETLLGAINFFIASVNTLVDKTIEDTMINIKQYETARVEFDAYRTDLEELNLGPRDATTLPKIEYSQQQFQIHREKYEKMRNDVSIKLKFLEENKVKVLHNQLILFHNAIAAYYAGNQQQLDQTLKQFNIKLKMPGGDTPSWLEEH; translated from the exons ATGTCCGAAGTTAGTGTTGAGGCTGAGTCCCCAGCCCAGGACCTGCAAATGGATTCTTCTAAGGAGGCTCAGAATACTGAGGACTTTCAAAGTGAGAGCGAGGAGGATGCTCACAGCTTTGATAGTACTGAATATGTACTGAACAATGATGAAGTGCCTCATGGTGACAGAGCTGAAAACGACAGTGATGTTCAAAATGACAACGATAATGCTGAGAACAGCGATGGCGCTCAAAATGATGTTCAGAGCGATAATGAGAATACGCAAAACAGTGTGAATGCTGAGCATGTTGATGATGTTCCAAGCACTAGTGGCAATGCACATGCCGACAATGCCGGTGCTAAAAGGGAAAATTGCCATACAGTGACTACTGATAATGATACACCAAAGAAAAATGAAGATTCTCACACTCATATAAAG GACAGCACTATGGATGAGGAGGTCCACAGGAGCCCTGCGGCAGAGATATCGGTCACCAGCAATGGAGACCTGGAGGAGAGCCACGAGGATGTATTCAGG GACCCTTCTTACGGTGACCTGAACCTGTCAGAAAGCCACATCAGCTCTGGCagctttgcctcgatgacagagGGCATCATTGCATCAGGACCATACAAAG TGTCAGCAAGCCAGCCCACGTCTCCCGTGGTACCTGTAGCTCCCAGCTCAGCCGCGGCTAGCCGTCTGGCGCGACCCTTCAGCGATAGTCAGACTGAGATACAGAAAG GCACTATGCAAGGGCAGCCACAGAGCGGGCCGGTGGTTCTGGCAGACGACCTGAAGAACCCGGCCATGGAAAAACTGGACCTAGTGAGGAAGTGGAGCATCAACACGTACAAA TGCACCAGGCAGATCTTGTCAGAGAAGCTGGGCCGCGGCTCACGGACGGTGGACCTGGAGCTGGAGGGGCAGATCGAAGTGCTGCGCGACAACAAGCGCAAGTACGAGCACGTGGTCCAGCTGACCCAGACTCTGGCCAACCAGCTCACCCAGATGATGCAGACTCAGCGGCAGCTTGGCGACGCCTTCGCTGACCTCGGCCTCAAGTCGCCAGAGCTCCAT GAGGAGTTTGGCTACAATGCTGACACTCAAAAACTTTTGTCCAAAAATGGGGAGACCCTACTGGGAGCTATCAACTTCTTCATTGCCAGTGTGAACACACTGGTGGACAAAACAATTGAGGACACTATGATTAACATCAAACAGTATGAAACTGCCAG GGTTGAGTTCGACGCGTACCGCACAGACCTGGAGGAATTGAACCTGGGGCCGCGGGATGCCACCACTCTGCCCAAGATAGAATACTCCCAGCAGCAGTTCCAGATCCACCGCGAGAAGTACGAGAAGATGCGCAACGACGTCTCCATCAAGCTCAAATTCCTGGAAGAGAACAAG gTGAAAGTGTTGCACAACCAGCTGATCCTCTTCCACAATGCCATCGCGGCATACTATGCAGGAAACCAGCAGCAGCTGGATCAGACGCTCAAGCAGTTCAACATCAAGTTGAAAATGCCCGGCGGGGATACGCCATCTTGGCTGGAGGAGCACTAA
- the arfip1 gene encoding arfaptin-1 isoform X3, with amino-acid sequence MDEEVHRSPAAEISVTSNGDLEESHEDVFRDPSYGDLNLSESHISSGSFASMTEGIIASGPYKVSASQPTSPVVPVAPSSAAASRLARPFSDSQTEIQKGTMQGQPQSGPVVLADDLKNPAMEKLDLVRKWSINTYKCTRQILSEKLGRGSRTVDLELEGQIEVLRDNKRKYEHVVQLTQTLANQLTQMMQTQRQLGDAFADLGLKSPELHEEFGYNADTQKLLSKNGETLLGAINFFIASVNTLVDKTIEDTMINIKQYETARVEFDAYRTDLEELNLGPRDATTLPKIEYSQQQFQIHREKYEKMRNDVSIKLKFLEENKVKVLHNQLILFHNAIAAYYAGNQQQLDQTLKQFNIKLKMPGGDTPSWLEEH; translated from the exons ATGGATGAGGAGGTCCACAGGAGCCCTGCGGCAGAGATATCGGTCACCAGCAATGGAGACCTGGAGGAGAGCCACGAGGATGTATTCAGG GACCCTTCTTACGGTGACCTGAACCTGTCAGAAAGCCACATCAGCTCTGGCagctttgcctcgatgacagagGGCATCATTGCATCAGGACCATACAAAG TGTCAGCAAGCCAGCCCACGTCTCCCGTGGTACCTGTAGCTCCCAGCTCAGCCGCGGCTAGCCGTCTGGCGCGACCCTTCAGCGATAGTCAGACTGAGATACAGAAAG GCACTATGCAAGGGCAGCCACAGAGCGGGCCGGTGGTTCTGGCAGACGACCTGAAGAACCCGGCCATGGAAAAACTGGACCTAGTGAGGAAGTGGAGCATCAACACGTACAAA TGCACCAGGCAGATCTTGTCAGAGAAGCTGGGCCGCGGCTCACGGACGGTGGACCTGGAGCTGGAGGGGCAGATCGAAGTGCTGCGCGACAACAAGCGCAAGTACGAGCACGTGGTCCAGCTGACCCAGACTCTGGCCAACCAGCTCACCCAGATGATGCAGACTCAGCGGCAGCTTGGCGACGCCTTCGCTGACCTCGGCCTCAAGTCGCCAGAGCTCCAT GAGGAGTTTGGCTACAATGCTGACACTCAAAAACTTTTGTCCAAAAATGGGGAGACCCTACTGGGAGCTATCAACTTCTTCATTGCCAGTGTGAACACACTGGTGGACAAAACAATTGAGGACACTATGATTAACATCAAACAGTATGAAACTGCCAG GGTTGAGTTCGACGCGTACCGCACAGACCTGGAGGAATTGAACCTGGGGCCGCGGGATGCCACCACTCTGCCCAAGATAGAATACTCCCAGCAGCAGTTCCAGATCCACCGCGAGAAGTACGAGAAGATGCGCAACGACGTCTCCATCAAGCTCAAATTCCTGGAAGAGAACAAG gTGAAAGTGTTGCACAACCAGCTGATCCTCTTCCACAATGCCATCGCGGCATACTATGCAGGAAACCAGCAGCAGCTGGATCAGACGCTCAAGCAGTTCAACATCAAGTTGAAAATGCCCGGCGGGGATACGCCATCTTGGCTGGAGGAGCACTAA
- the arfip1 gene encoding arfaptin-1 isoform X4: MDEEVHRSPAAEISVTSNGDLEESHEDVFRDPSYGDLNLSESHISSGSFASMTEGIIASGPYKGTMQGQPQSGPVVLADDLKNPAMEKLDLVRKWSINTYKCTRQILSEKLGRGSRTVDLELEGQIEVLRDNKRKYEHVVQLTQTLANQLTQMMQTQRQLGDAFADLGLKSPELHEEFGYNADTQKLLSKNGETLLGAINFFIASVNTLVDKTIEDTMINIKQYETARVEFDAYRTDLEELNLGPRDATTLPKIEYSQQQFQIHREKYEKMRNDVSIKLKFLEENKVKVLHNQLILFHNAIAAYYAGNQQQLDQTLKQFNIKLKMPGGDTPSWLEEH; encoded by the exons ATGGATGAGGAGGTCCACAGGAGCCCTGCGGCAGAGATATCGGTCACCAGCAATGGAGACCTGGAGGAGAGCCACGAGGATGTATTCAGG GACCCTTCTTACGGTGACCTGAACCTGTCAGAAAGCCACATCAGCTCTGGCagctttgcctcgatgacagagGGCATCATTGCATCAGGACCATACAAAG GCACTATGCAAGGGCAGCCACAGAGCGGGCCGGTGGTTCTGGCAGACGACCTGAAGAACCCGGCCATGGAAAAACTGGACCTAGTGAGGAAGTGGAGCATCAACACGTACAAA TGCACCAGGCAGATCTTGTCAGAGAAGCTGGGCCGCGGCTCACGGACGGTGGACCTGGAGCTGGAGGGGCAGATCGAAGTGCTGCGCGACAACAAGCGCAAGTACGAGCACGTGGTCCAGCTGACCCAGACTCTGGCCAACCAGCTCACCCAGATGATGCAGACTCAGCGGCAGCTTGGCGACGCCTTCGCTGACCTCGGCCTCAAGTCGCCAGAGCTCCAT GAGGAGTTTGGCTACAATGCTGACACTCAAAAACTTTTGTCCAAAAATGGGGAGACCCTACTGGGAGCTATCAACTTCTTCATTGCCAGTGTGAACACACTGGTGGACAAAACAATTGAGGACACTATGATTAACATCAAACAGTATGAAACTGCCAG GGTTGAGTTCGACGCGTACCGCACAGACCTGGAGGAATTGAACCTGGGGCCGCGGGATGCCACCACTCTGCCCAAGATAGAATACTCCCAGCAGCAGTTCCAGATCCACCGCGAGAAGTACGAGAAGATGCGCAACGACGTCTCCATCAAGCTCAAATTCCTGGAAGAGAACAAG gTGAAAGTGTTGCACAACCAGCTGATCCTCTTCCACAATGCCATCGCGGCATACTATGCAGGAAACCAGCAGCAGCTGGATCAGACGCTCAAGCAGTTCAACATCAAGTTGAAAATGCCCGGCGGGGATACGCCATCTTGGCTGGAGGAGCACTAA